The following proteins are encoded in a genomic region of Opisthocomus hoazin isolate bOpiHoa1 chromosome 4, bOpiHoa1.hap1, whole genome shotgun sequence:
- the DHX30 gene encoding ATP-dependent RNA helicase DHX30 isoform X3 produces the protein MEMFSLNSLKDSRDLLKEFPQPKNLLNSVIGRALGISHARDKLVYIHTNGPRKKKVTLHIKWPKNVEVEGYGTKKIDAERQAAAAACQLFKGWGLLGPRNELFDAAKYRLLADQLGCPDERWCSEGKWRSKSGPSLADLSTCWRRMEPDDAIQPMEQGRMPKAMRREELEEGELEEGELEEGELEEEAIDVSDYLPMAHQDARTPGRDASRGGSSIEMTDDNTAIRALTQFPLPKNLLAQVIQIATSSSTVKEYMQFRTVGTKTKICKLTLRWPCPMTFAAKGRRKVEAENKAAALACQKLKSLGLVDKNNNPLSHAMYNMTSLRELGENQRKPCHIKVPEATLRKIENYLNHYPVDIRESRPRIADDMMNLSKESGAISDAITGKTYIPMLEAEEVRLSQNLLALWKRRGSSWQESHPLPVDPHKDTILSAIEQNPVVVIAGDTGCGKTTRIPQLLLEHYILEGRGARCNVVITQPRRISAISVAQRVAQELGPNMRKNVGYQVRLESKPPARGGALLFCTVGILLRKLQGNPSLEGVSHVVVDEVHERDVNTDFLLILLKGIQKLNPDLRLVLMSATGDNQRFSHYFGDCPVVKVPGFMYPVKEYYLEEILAKLGRHRHRHYEIKQSDDECVLDLDLITDLVLQIDAHGEPGGILCFLPGWQEIKGVQQRLLEMLGSQNSRYLVLPVHSNIPMMDQQNIFQRPPPGVRKIVLATNIAETSITINDIVHVVDSGTHKEERYDLKTKVSCLETVWVSKSNVVQRRGRAGRCQSGFAYHLFPRSRLDKMPTYQVPEILRTPLENLVVQAKIHMPEKTAVEFLSKALDSPDIKAVDEAVILLQEIGVLDQREALTTLGKRLAQISTDPRLAKAIVLASIYRCLHPLLVIVSCLTRDPFSSSLQNRAEVDKAKAVLSRESGSDHLAFVRAVAGWEEVLRRRDSRARDNYLQDYYLYGPSLRFINGLVKQFSENLYEAFLVSSPSDCTMPSSVCNQYSEEEELIKGVLMAGLYPNLIQVRQGKVTRQGKFKPNSYAYRTKAGTVLLHKSTINREASKLYSRWLTYFMAVKSNGGVFVRDSSQVHPLAVLLMTDTDIHVRDDGWRATVSLTDSDLLVLEGDSYTIRLLRDFRVSLSKMVETCLCYEMAAIPGDLHHQHSQLLDILVDLLKGPPGSFGA, from the exons attccaGAGACTTACTGAAGGAATTTCCACAGCCTAAAAACTTGCTCAACAGCGTGATTGGACGAGCCCTGGGCATTTCTCATGCGAGGGACAAACTGGTGTACATCCACACCAACGGGCCAAGAAAAAAG aaagtcACTCTGCATATAAAGTGGCCTAAGAATGTGGAAGTGGAAGGCTATGGGACCAAGAAGATTGATGCcgagaggcaggcagcagctgcagcgtGTCAGCTCTTCAAG GGCTGGGGTTTGCTGGGGCCCAGAAATGAGCTCTTTGATGCTGCAAAGTACCGGCTTCTCGCTGACCAGCTTGGCTGTCCGGACGAGAGGTGGTGCTCGGAGGGCAAGTGGCGCTCCAAGTCCGGACCTTCTCTCGCCGACTTGTCGACCTGTTGGCGACGGATGGAGCCGGACGATGCCATCCAGCCCATGGAGCAGGGCAGGATGCCGAAAGCGATGaggagggaagagctggaggaAGGGGAGCTAGAAGAAGGGGAACTGGAGGAGGGAGAGCTGGAAGAAGAAGCAATCGATGTTTCTGATTATCTACCTATGGCCCACCAGGATGCTCGAACCCCAGGCAGAGACGCGAG CCGAGGAGGGAGTTCCATTGAAATGACGGACGACAACACTGCCATCCGTGCCCTGACGCAGTTCCCGCTTCCCAAAAATCTCCTGGCCCAAGTGATTCAGATTGCAACCTCTTCCTCCACAGTCAAG GAATACATGCAGTTCCGTACAGTAGGGACCAAGACCAAGATCTGCAAGCTCACGCTCCGCTGGCCCTGTCCGATGACTTTCGCTGCCAAGGGCCGTCGCAAGGTggaggcagaaaacaaagcagcgGCGCTGGCCTGTCAGAAGCTTAAG AGCCTTGGCTTGGTGGATAAGAACAACAACCCCCTCAGCCACGCTATGTACAACATGACTTCACTCCGGGAGCTTGGGGAGAACCAGAGGAAACCCTGCCACATCAAAGTCCCCGAGGCAACCCTGCGCAAGATTGAGAACTATCTGAATCAC TATCCAGTGGACATCAGGGAATCCAGGCCCCGGATTGCTGATGACATGATGAACCTGAGCAAGGAGTCTGGTGCGATAAGTGATGCGATCACGGGGAAGACGTATATACCCATGTTGGAAGCGGAGGAAGTGCGCCTTAGTCAGAATCTCCTGGCCCTCTGGAAAAGGAGAGGATCCTCGTGGCAGGAGAGCCACCCGCTGCCAGTAGACCCCCACAAGGACACCATCCTATCAGCCATTGAGCAGAACCCTGTAGTGGTAATAGCAGGAGATACAGGCTGTGGGAAAACCACAAGGATCCCTCAGCTCCTGCTGGAACACTACATCCTGGAGGGACGCGGCGCCCGCTGCAACGTGGTGATCACCCAGCCGAGGAGGATCAGCGCCATCTCGGTCGCCCAGCGCGTGGCGCAAGAGTTGGGTcccaacatgaggaagaacgtggGCTACCAGGTGCGACTGGAGAGCAAGCCGCCTGCCAGGGGAGGAGCGCTGCTCTTCTGCACCGTGGGCATCCTGCTGCGGAAGCTGCAGGGGAACCCCAGCCTGGAGGGTGTCAGCCACGTTGTGGTCGACGAGGTCCACGAGCGAGACGTCAACACTGACTTCCTGCTCATCCTGCTGAAGGGCATTCAGAAGCTCAACCCTGACCTGCGCCTGGTCTTGATGAGCGCCACAGGAGACAATCAGCGTTTCTCACATTACTTTGGGGATTGCCCTGTGGTCAAGGTGCCGGGTTTCATGTACCCCGTGAAGGAGTACTATCTGGAGGAGATCTTGGCCAAGCTGGGCCGGCACCGACACCGGCACTACGAGATCAAG CAATCGGATGATGAATGCGTCCTCGATCTTGATCTGATTACCGACCTCGTACTCCAGATTGATGCCCATGGAGAACCAG GTGGGatcctctgcttcctccctggTTGGCAGGAAATCAAAGGAGTGCAGCAGCGCCTGCTAGAGATGCTGGGCTCTCAGAACAGCCGGTACCTCGTCTTACCAG TGCACTCCAACATCCCCATGATGGACCAGCAAAACATCTTCCAGCGGCCTCCGCCGGGCGTCAGGAAGATCGTCCTGGCCACCAACATCGCCGAGACCTCCATCACCATCAACGACATTGTCCACGTGGTGGACAGTGGCACGCACAAGGAGGAACGCTACGATCTGAAGACCAAG GTGTCCTGCCTGGAAACGGTGTGGGTGTCCAAGTCAAACGTGGTGCAGAGGCGAGGGCGTGCTGGCCGCTGTCAGTCGGGATTTGCCTACCACCTCTTCCCTCGCAGCCGCCTGGACAAGATGCCGACTTACCAGGTTCCAGAGATCCTACGCACCCCGCTGGAGAACCTGGTGGTGCAGGCCAAGATCCACATGCCGGAGAAAACG GCGGTCGAGTTTCTCTCCAAGGCTCTGGACAGCCCTGACATCAAAGCTGTGGATGAAGCAGTGATCTTGCTGCAGGAGATCG GAGTGCTGGACCAGCGAGAAGCCCTCACCACTTTGGGCAAACGCCTTGCCCAGATCTCCACGGATCCTCGGCTGGCGAAGGCCATTGTCTTGGCATCCATCTACCGTTGCCTCCACCCTCTGCTCGTCATCGTTTCCTGCCTCACCCGGGAccccttcagcagcagcctgcagaacCGCGCGGAGGTGGACAAG GCCAAGGCTGTTCTGAGCCGGGAGAGCGGGAGCGACCACCTCGCGTTTGTCCGAGCCGTGGCGGGCTGGGAGGAGGTGCTGAGACGCAGAGACAGTCGCGCCAGGGATAACTACCTGCAGGACTACTACCTGTACGGCCCCAGCCTTCGCTTCATCAACG GCCTCGTCAAGCAGTTCTCCGAGAACCTCTACGAAGCCTTCCTGGTGTCGTCCCCGTCCGACTGTACCATGCCCTCGTCTGTGTGTAACCAGTACAGTGAAGAGGAAGAGCTCATCAAGGGGGTCCTCATGGCTGGGCTCTACCCCAACCTCATCCAG GTGAGACAAGGCAAAGTGACCCGTCAGGGGAAGTTCAAACCCAACAGCTACGCGTATCGGACAAAGGCTGGCACCGTTCTGCTCCACAAGTCCACAATCAACAG GGAGGCATCCAAGCTGTACAGCCGCTGGCTGACGTACTTCATGGCGGTCAAGTCCAACGGCGGGGTGTTCGTGCGGGACTCCTCCCAGGTCCACCCGCTGGCCGTGCTGCTGATGACAGACACCGATATCCACGTCCGAG ATGACGGCTGGCGAGCGACCGTCTCCCTGACAGACAGCGATCTCCTGGTGCTGGAGGGAGACTCCTACACCATCCGCCTCCTGCGCGACTTCCGCGTCTCGCTCTCCAAGATGGTGGAGACGTGCCTGTGCTACGAGATGGCCGCCATCCCCGGGGACCTGCAccaccagcacagccagctgctcGACATCCTGGTGGATCTGCTCAAAGGCCCTCCCGGCAGCTTCGGCGCTTAG
- the DHX30 gene encoding ATP-dependent RNA helicase DHX30 isoform X1 → MAALGLLLQAAAACGSAGPLRLCRCYRAPPGTRGLCSRLPASRNPAEAREEEEEAGGEEEAAAMVKDSRDLLKEFPQPKNLLNSVIGRALGISHARDKLVYIHTNGPRKKKVTLHIKWPKNVEVEGYGTKKIDAERQAAAAACQLFKGWGLLGPRNELFDAAKYRLLADQLGCPDERWCSEGKWRSKSGPSLADLSTCWRRMEPDDAIQPMEQGRMPKAMRREELEEGELEEGELEEGELEEEAIDVSDYLPMAHQDARTPGRDASRGGSSIEMTDDNTAIRALTQFPLPKNLLAQVIQIATSSSTVKEYMQFRTVGTKTKICKLTLRWPCPMTFAAKGRRKVEAENKAAALACQKLKSLGLVDKNNNPLSHAMYNMTSLRELGENQRKPCHIKVPEATLRKIENYLNHYPVDIRESRPRIADDMMNLSKESGAISDAITGKTYIPMLEAEEVRLSQNLLALWKRRGSSWQESHPLPVDPHKDTILSAIEQNPVVVIAGDTGCGKTTRIPQLLLEHYILEGRGARCNVVITQPRRISAISVAQRVAQELGPNMRKNVGYQVRLESKPPARGGALLFCTVGILLRKLQGNPSLEGVSHVVVDEVHERDVNTDFLLILLKGIQKLNPDLRLVLMSATGDNQRFSHYFGDCPVVKVPGFMYPVKEYYLEEILAKLGRHRHRHYEIKQSDDECVLDLDLITDLVLQIDAHGEPGGILCFLPGWQEIKGVQQRLLEMLGSQNSRYLVLPVHSNIPMMDQQNIFQRPPPGVRKIVLATNIAETSITINDIVHVVDSGTHKEERYDLKTKVSCLETVWVSKSNVVQRRGRAGRCQSGFAYHLFPRSRLDKMPTYQVPEILRTPLENLVVQAKIHMPEKTAVEFLSKALDSPDIKAVDEAVILLQEIGVLDQREALTTLGKRLAQISTDPRLAKAIVLASIYRCLHPLLVIVSCLTRDPFSSSLQNRAEVDKAKAVLSRESGSDHLAFVRAVAGWEEVLRRRDSRARDNYLQDYYLYGPSLRFINGLVKQFSENLYEAFLVSSPSDCTMPSSVCNQYSEEEELIKGVLMAGLYPNLIQVRQGKVTRQGKFKPNSYAYRTKAGTVLLHKSTINREASKLYSRWLTYFMAVKSNGGVFVRDSSQVHPLAVLLMTDTDIHVRDDGWRATVSLTDSDLLVLEGDSYTIRLLRDFRVSLSKMVETCLCYEMAAIPGDLHHQHSQLLDILVDLLKGPPGSFGA, encoded by the exons attccaGAGACTTACTGAAGGAATTTCCACAGCCTAAAAACTTGCTCAACAGCGTGATTGGACGAGCCCTGGGCATTTCTCATGCGAGGGACAAACTGGTGTACATCCACACCAACGGGCCAAGAAAAAAG aaagtcACTCTGCATATAAAGTGGCCTAAGAATGTGGAAGTGGAAGGCTATGGGACCAAGAAGATTGATGCcgagaggcaggcagcagctgcagcgtGTCAGCTCTTCAAG GGCTGGGGTTTGCTGGGGCCCAGAAATGAGCTCTTTGATGCTGCAAAGTACCGGCTTCTCGCTGACCAGCTTGGCTGTCCGGACGAGAGGTGGTGCTCGGAGGGCAAGTGGCGCTCCAAGTCCGGACCTTCTCTCGCCGACTTGTCGACCTGTTGGCGACGGATGGAGCCGGACGATGCCATCCAGCCCATGGAGCAGGGCAGGATGCCGAAAGCGATGaggagggaagagctggaggaAGGGGAGCTAGAAGAAGGGGAACTGGAGGAGGGAGAGCTGGAAGAAGAAGCAATCGATGTTTCTGATTATCTACCTATGGCCCACCAGGATGCTCGAACCCCAGGCAGAGACGCGAG CCGAGGAGGGAGTTCCATTGAAATGACGGACGACAACACTGCCATCCGTGCCCTGACGCAGTTCCCGCTTCCCAAAAATCTCCTGGCCCAAGTGATTCAGATTGCAACCTCTTCCTCCACAGTCAAG GAATACATGCAGTTCCGTACAGTAGGGACCAAGACCAAGATCTGCAAGCTCACGCTCCGCTGGCCCTGTCCGATGACTTTCGCTGCCAAGGGCCGTCGCAAGGTggaggcagaaaacaaagcagcgGCGCTGGCCTGTCAGAAGCTTAAG AGCCTTGGCTTGGTGGATAAGAACAACAACCCCCTCAGCCACGCTATGTACAACATGACTTCACTCCGGGAGCTTGGGGAGAACCAGAGGAAACCCTGCCACATCAAAGTCCCCGAGGCAACCCTGCGCAAGATTGAGAACTATCTGAATCAC TATCCAGTGGACATCAGGGAATCCAGGCCCCGGATTGCTGATGACATGATGAACCTGAGCAAGGAGTCTGGTGCGATAAGTGATGCGATCACGGGGAAGACGTATATACCCATGTTGGAAGCGGAGGAAGTGCGCCTTAGTCAGAATCTCCTGGCCCTCTGGAAAAGGAGAGGATCCTCGTGGCAGGAGAGCCACCCGCTGCCAGTAGACCCCCACAAGGACACCATCCTATCAGCCATTGAGCAGAACCCTGTAGTGGTAATAGCAGGAGATACAGGCTGTGGGAAAACCACAAGGATCCCTCAGCTCCTGCTGGAACACTACATCCTGGAGGGACGCGGCGCCCGCTGCAACGTGGTGATCACCCAGCCGAGGAGGATCAGCGCCATCTCGGTCGCCCAGCGCGTGGCGCAAGAGTTGGGTcccaacatgaggaagaacgtggGCTACCAGGTGCGACTGGAGAGCAAGCCGCCTGCCAGGGGAGGAGCGCTGCTCTTCTGCACCGTGGGCATCCTGCTGCGGAAGCTGCAGGGGAACCCCAGCCTGGAGGGTGTCAGCCACGTTGTGGTCGACGAGGTCCACGAGCGAGACGTCAACACTGACTTCCTGCTCATCCTGCTGAAGGGCATTCAGAAGCTCAACCCTGACCTGCGCCTGGTCTTGATGAGCGCCACAGGAGACAATCAGCGTTTCTCACATTACTTTGGGGATTGCCCTGTGGTCAAGGTGCCGGGTTTCATGTACCCCGTGAAGGAGTACTATCTGGAGGAGATCTTGGCCAAGCTGGGCCGGCACCGACACCGGCACTACGAGATCAAG CAATCGGATGATGAATGCGTCCTCGATCTTGATCTGATTACCGACCTCGTACTCCAGATTGATGCCCATGGAGAACCAG GTGGGatcctctgcttcctccctggTTGGCAGGAAATCAAAGGAGTGCAGCAGCGCCTGCTAGAGATGCTGGGCTCTCAGAACAGCCGGTACCTCGTCTTACCAG TGCACTCCAACATCCCCATGATGGACCAGCAAAACATCTTCCAGCGGCCTCCGCCGGGCGTCAGGAAGATCGTCCTGGCCACCAACATCGCCGAGACCTCCATCACCATCAACGACATTGTCCACGTGGTGGACAGTGGCACGCACAAGGAGGAACGCTACGATCTGAAGACCAAG GTGTCCTGCCTGGAAACGGTGTGGGTGTCCAAGTCAAACGTGGTGCAGAGGCGAGGGCGTGCTGGCCGCTGTCAGTCGGGATTTGCCTACCACCTCTTCCCTCGCAGCCGCCTGGACAAGATGCCGACTTACCAGGTTCCAGAGATCCTACGCACCCCGCTGGAGAACCTGGTGGTGCAGGCCAAGATCCACATGCCGGAGAAAACG GCGGTCGAGTTTCTCTCCAAGGCTCTGGACAGCCCTGACATCAAAGCTGTGGATGAAGCAGTGATCTTGCTGCAGGAGATCG GAGTGCTGGACCAGCGAGAAGCCCTCACCACTTTGGGCAAACGCCTTGCCCAGATCTCCACGGATCCTCGGCTGGCGAAGGCCATTGTCTTGGCATCCATCTACCGTTGCCTCCACCCTCTGCTCGTCATCGTTTCCTGCCTCACCCGGGAccccttcagcagcagcctgcagaacCGCGCGGAGGTGGACAAG GCCAAGGCTGTTCTGAGCCGGGAGAGCGGGAGCGACCACCTCGCGTTTGTCCGAGCCGTGGCGGGCTGGGAGGAGGTGCTGAGACGCAGAGACAGTCGCGCCAGGGATAACTACCTGCAGGACTACTACCTGTACGGCCCCAGCCTTCGCTTCATCAACG GCCTCGTCAAGCAGTTCTCCGAGAACCTCTACGAAGCCTTCCTGGTGTCGTCCCCGTCCGACTGTACCATGCCCTCGTCTGTGTGTAACCAGTACAGTGAAGAGGAAGAGCTCATCAAGGGGGTCCTCATGGCTGGGCTCTACCCCAACCTCATCCAG GTGAGACAAGGCAAAGTGACCCGTCAGGGGAAGTTCAAACCCAACAGCTACGCGTATCGGACAAAGGCTGGCACCGTTCTGCTCCACAAGTCCACAATCAACAG GGAGGCATCCAAGCTGTACAGCCGCTGGCTGACGTACTTCATGGCGGTCAAGTCCAACGGCGGGGTGTTCGTGCGGGACTCCTCCCAGGTCCACCCGCTGGCCGTGCTGCTGATGACAGACACCGATATCCACGTCCGAG ATGACGGCTGGCGAGCGACCGTCTCCCTGACAGACAGCGATCTCCTGGTGCTGGAGGGAGACTCCTACACCATCCGCCTCCTGCGCGACTTCCGCGTCTCGCTCTCCAAGATGGTGGAGACGTGCCTGTGCTACGAGATGGCCGCCATCCCCGGGGACCTGCAccaccagcacagccagctgctcGACATCCTGGTGGATCTGCTCAAAGGCCCTCCCGGCAGCTTCGGCGCTTAG
- the DHX30 gene encoding ATP-dependent RNA helicase DHX30 isoform X2 encodes MRGKGEEPASCGGVCTHGCAAAAADSRDLLKEFPQPKNLLNSVIGRALGISHARDKLVYIHTNGPRKKKVTLHIKWPKNVEVEGYGTKKIDAERQAAAAACQLFKGWGLLGPRNELFDAAKYRLLADQLGCPDERWCSEGKWRSKSGPSLADLSTCWRRMEPDDAIQPMEQGRMPKAMRREELEEGELEEGELEEGELEEEAIDVSDYLPMAHQDARTPGRDASRGGSSIEMTDDNTAIRALTQFPLPKNLLAQVIQIATSSSTVKEYMQFRTVGTKTKICKLTLRWPCPMTFAAKGRRKVEAENKAAALACQKLKSLGLVDKNNNPLSHAMYNMTSLRELGENQRKPCHIKVPEATLRKIENYLNHYPVDIRESRPRIADDMMNLSKESGAISDAITGKTYIPMLEAEEVRLSQNLLALWKRRGSSWQESHPLPVDPHKDTILSAIEQNPVVVIAGDTGCGKTTRIPQLLLEHYILEGRGARCNVVITQPRRISAISVAQRVAQELGPNMRKNVGYQVRLESKPPARGGALLFCTVGILLRKLQGNPSLEGVSHVVVDEVHERDVNTDFLLILLKGIQKLNPDLRLVLMSATGDNQRFSHYFGDCPVVKVPGFMYPVKEYYLEEILAKLGRHRHRHYEIKQSDDECVLDLDLITDLVLQIDAHGEPGGILCFLPGWQEIKGVQQRLLEMLGSQNSRYLVLPVHSNIPMMDQQNIFQRPPPGVRKIVLATNIAETSITINDIVHVVDSGTHKEERYDLKTKVSCLETVWVSKSNVVQRRGRAGRCQSGFAYHLFPRSRLDKMPTYQVPEILRTPLENLVVQAKIHMPEKTAVEFLSKALDSPDIKAVDEAVILLQEIGVLDQREALTTLGKRLAQISTDPRLAKAIVLASIYRCLHPLLVIVSCLTRDPFSSSLQNRAEVDKAKAVLSRESGSDHLAFVRAVAGWEEVLRRRDSRARDNYLQDYYLYGPSLRFINGLVKQFSENLYEAFLVSSPSDCTMPSSVCNQYSEEEELIKGVLMAGLYPNLIQVRQGKVTRQGKFKPNSYAYRTKAGTVLLHKSTINREASKLYSRWLTYFMAVKSNGGVFVRDSSQVHPLAVLLMTDTDIHVRDDGWRATVSLTDSDLLVLEGDSYTIRLLRDFRVSLSKMVETCLCYEMAAIPGDLHHQHSQLLDILVDLLKGPPGSFGA; translated from the exons attccaGAGACTTACTGAAGGAATTTCCACAGCCTAAAAACTTGCTCAACAGCGTGATTGGACGAGCCCTGGGCATTTCTCATGCGAGGGACAAACTGGTGTACATCCACACCAACGGGCCAAGAAAAAAG aaagtcACTCTGCATATAAAGTGGCCTAAGAATGTGGAAGTGGAAGGCTATGGGACCAAGAAGATTGATGCcgagaggcaggcagcagctgcagcgtGTCAGCTCTTCAAG GGCTGGGGTTTGCTGGGGCCCAGAAATGAGCTCTTTGATGCTGCAAAGTACCGGCTTCTCGCTGACCAGCTTGGCTGTCCGGACGAGAGGTGGTGCTCGGAGGGCAAGTGGCGCTCCAAGTCCGGACCTTCTCTCGCCGACTTGTCGACCTGTTGGCGACGGATGGAGCCGGACGATGCCATCCAGCCCATGGAGCAGGGCAGGATGCCGAAAGCGATGaggagggaagagctggaggaAGGGGAGCTAGAAGAAGGGGAACTGGAGGAGGGAGAGCTGGAAGAAGAAGCAATCGATGTTTCTGATTATCTACCTATGGCCCACCAGGATGCTCGAACCCCAGGCAGAGACGCGAG CCGAGGAGGGAGTTCCATTGAAATGACGGACGACAACACTGCCATCCGTGCCCTGACGCAGTTCCCGCTTCCCAAAAATCTCCTGGCCCAAGTGATTCAGATTGCAACCTCTTCCTCCACAGTCAAG GAATACATGCAGTTCCGTACAGTAGGGACCAAGACCAAGATCTGCAAGCTCACGCTCCGCTGGCCCTGTCCGATGACTTTCGCTGCCAAGGGCCGTCGCAAGGTggaggcagaaaacaaagcagcgGCGCTGGCCTGTCAGAAGCTTAAG AGCCTTGGCTTGGTGGATAAGAACAACAACCCCCTCAGCCACGCTATGTACAACATGACTTCACTCCGGGAGCTTGGGGAGAACCAGAGGAAACCCTGCCACATCAAAGTCCCCGAGGCAACCCTGCGCAAGATTGAGAACTATCTGAATCAC TATCCAGTGGACATCAGGGAATCCAGGCCCCGGATTGCTGATGACATGATGAACCTGAGCAAGGAGTCTGGTGCGATAAGTGATGCGATCACGGGGAAGACGTATATACCCATGTTGGAAGCGGAGGAAGTGCGCCTTAGTCAGAATCTCCTGGCCCTCTGGAAAAGGAGAGGATCCTCGTGGCAGGAGAGCCACCCGCTGCCAGTAGACCCCCACAAGGACACCATCCTATCAGCCATTGAGCAGAACCCTGTAGTGGTAATAGCAGGAGATACAGGCTGTGGGAAAACCACAAGGATCCCTCAGCTCCTGCTGGAACACTACATCCTGGAGGGACGCGGCGCCCGCTGCAACGTGGTGATCACCCAGCCGAGGAGGATCAGCGCCATCTCGGTCGCCCAGCGCGTGGCGCAAGAGTTGGGTcccaacatgaggaagaacgtggGCTACCAGGTGCGACTGGAGAGCAAGCCGCCTGCCAGGGGAGGAGCGCTGCTCTTCTGCACCGTGGGCATCCTGCTGCGGAAGCTGCAGGGGAACCCCAGCCTGGAGGGTGTCAGCCACGTTGTGGTCGACGAGGTCCACGAGCGAGACGTCAACACTGACTTCCTGCTCATCCTGCTGAAGGGCATTCAGAAGCTCAACCCTGACCTGCGCCTGGTCTTGATGAGCGCCACAGGAGACAATCAGCGTTTCTCACATTACTTTGGGGATTGCCCTGTGGTCAAGGTGCCGGGTTTCATGTACCCCGTGAAGGAGTACTATCTGGAGGAGATCTTGGCCAAGCTGGGCCGGCACCGACACCGGCACTACGAGATCAAG CAATCGGATGATGAATGCGTCCTCGATCTTGATCTGATTACCGACCTCGTACTCCAGATTGATGCCCATGGAGAACCAG GTGGGatcctctgcttcctccctggTTGGCAGGAAATCAAAGGAGTGCAGCAGCGCCTGCTAGAGATGCTGGGCTCTCAGAACAGCCGGTACCTCGTCTTACCAG TGCACTCCAACATCCCCATGATGGACCAGCAAAACATCTTCCAGCGGCCTCCGCCGGGCGTCAGGAAGATCGTCCTGGCCACCAACATCGCCGAGACCTCCATCACCATCAACGACATTGTCCACGTGGTGGACAGTGGCACGCACAAGGAGGAACGCTACGATCTGAAGACCAAG GTGTCCTGCCTGGAAACGGTGTGGGTGTCCAAGTCAAACGTGGTGCAGAGGCGAGGGCGTGCTGGCCGCTGTCAGTCGGGATTTGCCTACCACCTCTTCCCTCGCAGCCGCCTGGACAAGATGCCGACTTACCAGGTTCCAGAGATCCTACGCACCCCGCTGGAGAACCTGGTGGTGCAGGCCAAGATCCACATGCCGGAGAAAACG GCGGTCGAGTTTCTCTCCAAGGCTCTGGACAGCCCTGACATCAAAGCTGTGGATGAAGCAGTGATCTTGCTGCAGGAGATCG GAGTGCTGGACCAGCGAGAAGCCCTCACCACTTTGGGCAAACGCCTTGCCCAGATCTCCACGGATCCTCGGCTGGCGAAGGCCATTGTCTTGGCATCCATCTACCGTTGCCTCCACCCTCTGCTCGTCATCGTTTCCTGCCTCACCCGGGAccccttcagcagcagcctgcagaacCGCGCGGAGGTGGACAAG GCCAAGGCTGTTCTGAGCCGGGAGAGCGGGAGCGACCACCTCGCGTTTGTCCGAGCCGTGGCGGGCTGGGAGGAGGTGCTGAGACGCAGAGACAGTCGCGCCAGGGATAACTACCTGCAGGACTACTACCTGTACGGCCCCAGCCTTCGCTTCATCAACG GCCTCGTCAAGCAGTTCTCCGAGAACCTCTACGAAGCCTTCCTGGTGTCGTCCCCGTCCGACTGTACCATGCCCTCGTCTGTGTGTAACCAGTACAGTGAAGAGGAAGAGCTCATCAAGGGGGTCCTCATGGCTGGGCTCTACCCCAACCTCATCCAG GTGAGACAAGGCAAAGTGACCCGTCAGGGGAAGTTCAAACCCAACAGCTACGCGTATCGGACAAAGGCTGGCACCGTTCTGCTCCACAAGTCCACAATCAACAG GGAGGCATCCAAGCTGTACAGCCGCTGGCTGACGTACTTCATGGCGGTCAAGTCCAACGGCGGGGTGTTCGTGCGGGACTCCTCCCAGGTCCACCCGCTGGCCGTGCTGCTGATGACAGACACCGATATCCACGTCCGAG ATGACGGCTGGCGAGCGACCGTCTCCCTGACAGACAGCGATCTCCTGGTGCTGGAGGGAGACTCCTACACCATCCGCCTCCTGCGCGACTTCCGCGTCTCGCTCTCCAAGATGGTGGAGACGTGCCTGTGCTACGAGATGGCCGCCATCCCCGGGGACCTGCAccaccagcacagccagctgctcGACATCCTGGTGGATCTGCTCAAAGGCCCTCCCGGCAGCTTCGGCGCTTAG